Within the Eucalyptus grandis isolate ANBG69807.140 chromosome 1, ASM1654582v1, whole genome shotgun sequence genome, the region AAACCCACAAACAAAGAACTGAACGACAGCAATTTAGGACAGTCATGAGGCAAAATCTAATCAAAGTTATACGTCACCGCAGGCTCCACCGTGTTTCTCATTTCAAGGAAGAGTGAACCTACTCGATCGGAGCTACGCAGGGCCTCTTGGGTTGACTCGGTTGATCTGAAGAACCGAAAGCCAAAGCTCTCTTTCGCATCGACATGATTACTCTTTTCGTTTGCGGATCTTAGCAAGAACAGAGAAAGTGTCTGGATCTTGGGAGTGTTTAATTGCTGCCGTGAAGTAGCAGAGGAAGAACGAGACGAGCATTTATGGTTGGAGGATCCGTAATGTGGGAAGGAGCAAGCACATATCTGAGAAACTTCACATGCATTTCCGGGAGAAGTAGCAAGAGTGTTCCTTTTACCCTTTTCACGATTTTACTACTGCCCTCTTCACCTTTTGAAGCGGCAAgtacgaatttttttttttcagctttttTCCGGCGTTTACATAGATAAGAACATcgcaaatattttaaaaacccAAATAAGTTccatgacactcaagtgatggTGAAAAAAAGTTACGACTCTCAAATTGTGATATTTGTGATGTTGTTTTCCTATCTTTTACCTATTAAAGAATTGAGCTATTTTCATCCTCAACATAAAGTCTAAGGTAAATCTCTTCAACCCAATCTATCCTAATCAATGCAGTGATATGCTCAAATCAGTTCATCTTCTAAGCAATGaaaaattccaatcaatttcgCTTCTAATCCCACGGGACCATAACTTATAAAACTCAACACTGACTAGGTCATAACTGATTTCCAATCCCTCGGGACTATAATCCCCGTCTTCTTTTTTGACTTGTATGCACATTTCCTGATCTTTGGCTCGAAGCTCCGATTAGTCTCTCACCGGGAATATAGTATCTCGAGACAGTCGCCACGAACACCTAGAAGGGAAGGTACAAAAGGGAAGTACCGTAGATGCATGCTTCCCAAAAAATGTTGTGAATCTTATTTTGCTCCTCTGGAGAtctaataccctaaaaaaaaaactctacaTTTTGACTCTAATCTCATTTATATATTACTCTTTTTTTCCGTCTTATAAAAAACTGCAACTTTTTGTCTAGTCCCACTTCTACCCTAAACATTTATTGTCTCATGATCCAATTTAGGTGCAGTCCCAATtcaatcatgaatttttttcatcttataaAAAATCATCGACTTTTATTCAAGTCGCATTTTTACCTTCCTTAGCCCTCTGTCCAAAATTACCTTTAGCAATGGGCATTTCCACATCATTACCCTAATTTTTTCTTAGATTTCATATTCCACAAGACGACTTTTGGAGATGAATTTCCATGTCAACCCAATTGACGTCTTATTAGActtgaaatttggataaaaaCTAGAACAATTAGAGTTCGCTTTTTTCAATTGCTCTTACTCTTATAAGCGTCTTCCTTCAATCTCACTCGAGAATATTTGATTTTGCAATCAGTCTTCAATCTCTTGTGCTTGCGAGTCTTCCATTTCTCATTGTTAGGAAGCTTATGCTCAAAGCACTCAGCTCGGGATACACGAACAGCTCCCCACTCTGGAATTTTCCATCTCTCAATTTTCTAGAGAAATTTTGGATGAATGTTTAATAGAAACAAATTTGAGACTCAATTAaaagttgacaattttttatgagacaaaagaaatttataatAGAATTGATACTGAAATTAAAATTGGGGATTTTTTTTAGTGCATGAGCGCTTCCTTTGCATGTATACTCATAGAAGCCGGCCTCTTTGACTTTATCTGCCACCCAAGAGAAAACTTAATTCTCTTGCCtttattagttaaaaaaaaaaatcacagattctctctctcgcaaGAAAATATAGTTGTTCTACAGTTTTACCAAAAATGAGTTTTTACCCAAATATCAAGGCATTGTTCCCATTTTCGTTCAGAGAAATTCCTTTCATAACCTTTCAcatggaaaaattactaaaaaagtctaaacttattacacttacACTAATccagtcttaaaactttcaattatACCAATGAAACCTTGAACCTCTTGataattgatcaatttgttCATTCCAGCCAAATTGTTGACATTAACGTCGACCAACATTGACATGGAAATTTTCTGCAATTTCATagttcaaatattttaataattttttttccttcttcctcggtTGGTCGCCAAGCCTCGATGATGGCTAGCAATGGCCTTAAACGAGGGTCGGGAGGGTTTCCCTCACCACCTTTGGGCGAGGCTAGAGCACCGAGATCTAGCAAGGTGGAGTCTTACCCGAGGCCAACAAGGCTAGCCCTCACCAACCCTCGCTTGTGACCAATTGCCGAGGCCTGGCAATCGGTGGAGTAAGAAGGAATAACTAAAAGAAATTccataccaaaaaagaaaatatatatataattaaaatataattaaaaaattcataaaatctaaaaataaatacaaaaattattcacgttgGCATCGGTCGTATCACATAAGACACTCggcatccacatcaataatttctaacataaggattaaattagcaaatcgttaaaaggtttataaattaattggtacaattgaaaagtttaaaattataCAGACATAAGTGCAATAGACATggaattttttggtaatatcCCCCTTCATGTCaccataataaattttgatagTTTGTTACTTCTAGAAGAGAATATTACGGACTTTTCATTGTCAATAATTATAAGTTTGTTGCTATACTCTCCGCCCAAGTAAAATATAGACAATTCAAGCGGCCAACCAACGGTGGGCCAAGGTTAAAGCTAAATAAAGTCTAAAGTTTAGGCTACGacggatctttttttttttttttttttttggtaaaaggtaagaagtaAAATAGCTAGAGAACCAAGGAGCTATACAAAAAGCACAGCAACACAGCCGACTCCAAGAGAACATACACTCAGCTAGACACATGCGTCAAGATGAGTGGATGGGAGACGGGACGAGCTGCACAAAGGGAGAAAACAAGTAGCGGAGAAAAGCGCCAAGAGAACAAGGCGGCAAgaacaaaacagagaagaaaggCCAAACATTACggccaaagggagagaaagaagcCATCCCAAAAGAGGAAACCGACACACTAAAGAAAGCAGAGGTCAGTCAGCCAAGCTGCGGAGAAGGAAGGCCAAGCAGCACACGAGCGGGAGAAAGGGGGCTCCCGGGAGAAGAACATACCACAGCGTCCTTGAGAAGAGTACCAGGGCACGACACCAAAAGAAGCACAAAGCTCGCTTCAGTCAAAAATAGAAGGATGGATTCCCCAAGCCATTTGAAGCCTACGGTTGCAGGGGATATCCGGAACACCCGAATAAGTGGATGCTTTATCTTTGACGGCATTTCGTAAATGCTCCTTCTAGGCCGGAAGGAAGAGGTTTTGGTTAcgaaaaatgatattatttcgTTCCTTCCAGATGAGGTAGCATAAGGCACCAAAGGAGAAGCAAGCAATGGCTCGATGAAAACTCGCATCCAAGAGATGGTTTACTACCCAAAGAAGGTTGTCTTCCCAGGATCCATTCCTCCAAGTCAAGTTACAATTAGACGCCCATAATGAGGCTAGCCGTCTTGTGACTGAACATCCGAAATATAAGTGATCGGTTGAATCCGGCCTAGATGAACAAAAGGCACAAGAGACATTCTGGATCCTCTCATATGACAGAAGCCGAACCTGGGTTGGTAATCTATTCCGAGTAATCAGCCATAGGTGCGTTTGGTAGCGCGGGGGCATGAGGGGCTCCCGGATAAATCGAGACCAGTGACGAGTGAGCCTCTTGGACGAAGCATAGTCCATGCAGACGCAGTAGAGAATTGGCCAATGGAGTGGCCAAGCCACACCAAACGATCATTGTGGTTGTTGAGGCAGGGAATCGGATCATTCCAGTTCTCAATAACCATTGAAACCGCTGAGGGGGTATATAGAGCCGCAATACCAGTAGCCACTGAAGCATTCCGCGGGATACGAGAACGATATATATCACGATCCGAGAAAAGCTTATTTAGTGGACCACGAGGATGCCATGGATCAAACCAGAAAGAAGCCGTTAGGCCATTACCAATGTTCCAATTAAAGTGGTGTTGAACCAAGTCACTCATGCCATGACGTTTCTTCCAAGACCAGGAACAGATAGTCGGTCTGGGCGCATTCCAGAAGCTTTTatgctttaaaaaaatggaatgaaTCCACTTGGTCCAAAGCGATTCTTTATCAGAGAATAGGAGCCAAATATGTTTAATCATCGCAGCAATATTACTCACGCGAACCGAGCGGATACCCAATCCCCCTTCAGCTTTGGGAAGGCAGACTTCTTCCCAAGATACTTTAGCCCCACCAGATCCAAGGCTAGGACCACACCAAAGGAATTGCCGAAATATCTGCTCAATCCGATTAATAACCGAGGAAGGGAGAATGAAGACGGAGGACCAATATACCTGAATGGAGTGCAACACATATTTGATAAGCTGGAGTCGGCCAGCAGTTGACAGGAATCGATTAGTCCAAGACTAAACTCTCTTCATGATAGAATCAACTAGAGAGACACAGTCTTCCTTGCCTAGTCTTGATGAAATTATAGGGACACCAAGATATCGAAAAGGAAGAGATCCAAGACGAAAGCCTGATGCATTGGTGAGCAAGTTCTTGAGAGAATCAGATCCACCAGAGATGTAAATTTCACTCTTATTTAGATTGGGAACGAGCCCAGACCATGATGCAAAAGAGTTTACTCCATCCAGCAAGAGCCTAAGAGATGCCATGTTAGCTTCGGAGAATAGCAAGACATCATCCGCGAAGAAAAGGTGGGATAGTTTAGAAGATTTACAACGCGGAAGAAGTTGAAATCGGGCTTGCAGTGCACCCATTGATGATACCAAGTAAAAACTTCCATTACAAGCGTGAAAATGTGGGGATATAGGGTCTCCTTGACGGATACCCCTCCCGCTATCAAAGTAACCATGCAATTCACCATTTAGAGATATAGAAAACCTAGGAGTTCGGATGCACGTCATAATACGGTCAATAAATATGGATGGAAATCGAAATGCATGGAGAGTCTTTTCAATAAACTTCCAATCTACCGAGTCATAAGCTTTAGAGAAATCCACCTTGATAATATTCTTAGGGAGATAGGGACTATGGTGGAAGTCCGAAAACAGCTCTTGGGCAAGCATGATGTTGTCACTTATCCTTCTCCCTTTCACAAAGGCATTTTGCGTTGGGCTTATAATGGAAGGGAGGACAAGAGCTAACTTTGTTGGCCAATAGCTTCGTGATGCATTTGTAGACAAAGTGTTGCAGCAAGCTATAGGGCGGAAATCATTAACTGACGATGCATTCGGGATCTTGGGGATTAAAGTGAGGATTGTTGAGTTGATCTCACGAAGGAGCTGTCCCGAGGAGAAGAAGTCTCGAACTACTAGCAACACCGATGGGCCAACAATGTCCCAAGACCGCTTGAAAAAATCAACATTAAAGCCATCCGGTCCCGGCGCCTTTCCACTAGCCAAAGAGAATAAGGTAGCTCGGATTTCATCATCGGTGAAGGGTGTGAAATGGCGAAGATCTGATTTTCATCAAGGGTACATGTCAATTTTGCTCGAATCTCTTCCACGAGAGGGTTGGAAGAAAGGACAGCAGCTGATAGAAGATTTCGAAAATGACGAACAAAAATTTGCTGAATCTCAGTAGGATCCGTGATCAAGTTATCACCTTCAGAAATGGAGACGATTCTATTCCGAAGCTGGCTGCGATTCACCGAGTGATGAAAGAACTTTGTATTCAAGTCGCCTTCACGGAGCCATCTCATCCGAGATTTTTGCCTAAAGAAAGATTCCTCTTTAAGGCGGAGATCAGAGAAGGTGTAGAGGCGTTCCTTTTCATTATCAGCCAAGGCTTGGTTATGAGGATCAAGCTGAATGGCGTCCTGGGCTTCCAGAAGTAATCGCCTAGCATCAGCAGTCCTAACTGAGATATCAGAGTAAGATTCCTTGTTTAAAAGCTTAAGTCTTCGCTTAAGGGCCCGAAGCTTGCAGCATAGGGTATACATAGGCGAACCAGAGATATGGGAGTCTCAAACCTGCTGAACCAGCTCAAAGAAAGATGGGTTCGtcatccaaaaattgaagaatttaaaggGCCTACGGGAATTTGGAACCGGGATGATCCTGACAATCATAGGAGAGTGATCAGACACTCCAAGGGCCAAAAAATTTGCTTCAGAGTAGGAGAACGTAGAGTTCCTGGTTGCATTGGTAAGCACTCTATCTATCTTTCTCTGTCTTCGCATAGGACCAGAAGAGACTGACCAAGTAAACCTATTTCCCACAAAACGGAGGTCATCCAGCCTCGCTTGGATAAGGCACTCACCAAAATCCTCAAACGCTGGAATCCAATAGTTGGACCTATCAGCTCTATCCGATGCATAACGGATGGCATTGAAATCACCAGCAACAATCCAAGGGATATCCAGACACAGAGCACTAGTTGAAATCAAATCATCCAAGAGAGGTCTCCTCAAGACGAAGGAGTGCTCCGCATAGACAACagataaattaaaggaaatacCCGAAATAAGACACTCCAAACGGCCATGAATGGCCTGAGCAGTGCAAGCAGAGGTGCAAAAAGACACAGCCAAAGGATTCCATCCTATCCAAATACGGCCCCTGATCGAGTTAGAGTAGTTCATAGACCAACACCAACCAGATATAAGAGAAGCAGAAACAGGGGAGTGAGCAGCAGGGGAGATTTTAGTCTCCAGGATCCCAATGCAACTCAGCCGATTTGTTCTAACAAAATTCCTAATCTCAGCTTGCTTGAGGGCACCTCCAAGGCCCCTAAtattccaaacaccaaaaaacatGATTCAATATAGAAAAATTACCTTTTCTTGCCCCCCCGTTTCCTCGCCGAGGGAGGAATAGGCTTCGGGCCAGGAGGAAAAGTCGGCTCTGCAGATTCCGAGCGGAGAATTCCTTTTTTATGGGTATGGGGATCCTGGGTCAGCTTCTGAGAAGGAGCATTATCACGTTCCTCAGGAGTGGATGACGGCACCTTACATGGTGATACAGATTCAGATTCACCAGAGCAGATGtcttcatattcttcttcaTCCGTTGAGCCCGATTTGTTAGAAGCATGAGAGCCCTGTATTTGTAGTAAGGCAGAAGGTGCAGGGTCAGGAGAAGTGCGCAGGACCGGATCTATCGAAGGCGAAGCTTCTTCCTGTCTTCTAGTTATCGGTTGAGTATCAGAGGCCAAAAGCTTCTGCGGCATAGGTAATCCTTGCTGGTCCCCACCGGGTTGGGTGGGGGGGATGGGAGCAACCGAGTCGGTCGGACCCGCGCATTAGGAATGTTCTTATTCCGCCTACTTCTTACTTCACGCCATTCATTTTGTGGAGGGCCATGAGACCTTGGGAGAGCAGGACCAACTTTGGAGAGGCCAGCTTCAGTAGGCACATGACATTTATGGCCAAAAGTAGAGCAGGATGGGCAAAGGGCCGGAATCCATTCATATTGAATCAGAATCGTTCTAAGTTCCCCTTTCATCATGAATTCCACCACTTCAGGAAGGGAGTTAGAAGCATCAATCTCCACACAGATGCGAGCAAAGGCCACCATTGCCATTTGCTCCGTTCGGTTATCAACAAAAAGCGGTTTACCAATACCACTCGCTAGAAAACTAATCCCGACAGCTGACCATAATGCCACAGGCACATTCCTAAGACGGATCCAGATAGGAACAGTGTTATGAGCTATTTTCTTGAGCTCCAACATGGGGTGCCATTGCTGTAGGATCAAGGGGATTTTGGCTACTGTAATCGGGCCTCCATCCAAAACTCTTTTTCTGAATTCACCATCTGGAATGTGAAAAAAATAGAAGCCAAGGTCTGCAGCAATTACCTCGATCAGATGGTGGCCCCAAGCATGTTTGAGGGTGTCCTCCGTGAGCTGGAAGGGTAGTCGTTTACCAATATAGTAGCCAACAAGACACTCCTTCCATTTAGGGTGAGACGCCTCTAACAATTCATCTGGCATCTGCAGAATTTTTGAATTCTCAATGGTAGCCGGAGGAACGAAAGATAAACCATAACCTTTGGTTGCAGATCGGGTTACAGCCGCCCAGGAGCGAACTTGGGTTTGGGGTTTACTACCCGAAGGGATCGAGGACGAATTCCCAGTCGCCTTCTTGGAGATAATCTGAACCGGATTCGGCTCCTGATCTCGCGGAGCGAGCAACGGACGAGCAGCCGAGTCTCGACCGAAAGAGATTCTCTTTTCCTTGCAAGTTGAGACCCCAGAGGAGACTTTTTCGCATCCCACAGCATTAGAGCCGAGCAGAAACACCCACCATCGGTCAAGCCTTTCGAGCTCGCTTCGTCCCCCGCTACGCGAGCGACAGGACTGGGCTCGGGCACCTCTTACAGCAGAGGAATACCTCATAAAAGCGGGTCGAACAAGCGGGGGGGTTAGGATGTTCAATCGCATCCATGGGGCCCTTTCCCGAATACCATCGGCGGTCGCAGAGGCGGAAGCCATGCGACCTAGGCGATTCCAGAAGAAGAAACCCTAAAAAATCAGAGCGAGAGTCCCGGCCGAGTAAGACATACCAGGGGGATTCGCTCGGTGAGAAGAAGAATCGGCTAAGGAGGGAGCTCGTCTCCAAAAACGGGCACAATCGGATGGCGGAGTCGATCGGAACGAGCAAGCGCGCAGGCGGGTGAATAGCCGCGCGAAACCCGCTGCGCGAAACCGACGAGAGCATCTGCGTGAACAGTGTTTCAAGCTACGACGGATCtttatttctataatttttataagttgtatttttttcttggatTGACTTTTTAGGGTTTGATATTCTTCCATTTGGTAGGAAAAAGCACGTGCTCACACCTACCGTCATATCCAAATCAATGGCCATAATGTAGGAATGACCGATCGTCTTTTATAAAATAAACCAGGAAATCTTCAACAAAATATagagattttacaaaaatattaattcaacgAAACCTTCTCCGAGTTAATATAAGAACAAAGTTCATAGTGTTTttgaattaatcaaaatgagaGTTTGCTAAATCCCATAAAATACCCTTTACTTGAGTGTTCTAAGATGCAATCTTATGTCACGTCTTCTTATCGCTTTTACGGGGCTCAATTAAGTCTCTTTACCCGCCAACTCTAAAATTGTAATAATTGTGGTGAGTAAAATTATGACTCCAGTGACAATTACCACTTTTTGGGATCAAGAAATTAATGAAGCAAATTCCTATCAACTATGCAACACGTCACACCTGCACAAGTGTCGCACTTAAATCACATAATCCAATAGGGCATATCGGCtgcgtttggtttagcatttgcaatgggctttgagtccaatgcaaatgctgaaagctcaaagtTACTTGGGGAA harbors:
- the LOC104439359 gene encoding uncharacterized protein LOC104439359, whose amino-acid sequence is MASASATADGIRERAPWMRLNILTPPLVRPAFMRYSSAVRGARAQSCRSRSGGRSELERLDRWWVFLLGSNAVGCEKVSSGVSTCKEKRISFGRDSAARPLLAPRDQEPNPVQIISKKATGNSSSIPSGSKPQTQVRSWAAVTRSATKGYGLSFVPPATIENSKILQMPDELLEASHPKWKECLVGYYIGKRLPFQLTEDTLKHAWGHHLIEVIAADLGFYFFHIPDGEFRKRVLDGGPITVAKIPLILQQWHPMLELKKIAHNTVPIWIRLRNVPVALWSAVGISFLASGIGKPLFVDNRTEQMAMVAFARICVEIDASNSLPEVVEFMMKGELRTILIQYEWIPALCPSCSTFGHKCHVPTEAGLSKVGPALPRSHGPPQNEWREGSHASNKSGSTDEEEYEDICSGESESVSPCKVPSSTPEERDNAPSQKLTQDPHTHKKGILRSESAEPTFPPGPKPIPPSARKRGGKKRGLGGALKQAEIRNFVRTNRLSCIGILETKISPAAHSPVSASLISGWCWSMNYSNSIRGRIWIGWNPLAVSFCTSACTAQAIHGRLECLISGISFNLSVVYAEHSFVLRRPLLDDLISTSALCLDIPWIVAGDFNAIRYASDRADRSNYWIPAFEDFGECLIQARLDDLRFVGNRFTWSVSSGPMRRQRKIDRVLTNATRNSTFSYSEANFLALGVSDHSPMIVRIIPVPNSRRPFKFFNFWMTNPSFFELVQQLRALKRRLKLLNKESYSDISVRTADARRLLLEAQDAIQLDPHNQALADNEKERLYTFSDLRLKEESFFRQKSRMRWLREGDLNTKFFHHSVNRSQLRNRIVSISEDLRHFTPFTDDEIRATLFSLASGKAPGPDGFNVDFFKRSWDIVGPSVLLVVRDFFSSGQLLREINSTILTLIPKIPNASSVNDFRPIACCNTLSTNASRSYWPTKLALVLPSIISPTQNAFVKGRRISDNIMLAQELFSDFHHSPYLPKNIIKVDFSKAYDSVDWKFIEKTLHAFRFPSIFIDRIMTCIRTPRFSISLNGELHGYFDSGRGIRQGDPISPHFHACNGSFYLVSSMGALQARFQLLPRCKSSKLSHLFFADDVLLFSEANMASLRLLLDGVNSFASWSGLVPNLNKSEIYISGGSDSLKNLLTNASGFRLGSLPFRYLGVPIISSRLGKEDCVYWSSVFILPSSVINRIEQIFRQFLWCGPSLGSGGAKVSWEEVCLPKAEGGLGIRSVRKRHGMSDLVQHHFNWNIGNGLTASFWFDPWHPRGPLNKLFSDRDIYRSRIPRNASVATGIAALYTPSAVSMVIENWNDPIPCLNNHNDRLVWLGHSIGQFSTASAWTMLRPRGSLVTGLDLSGSPSCPRATKRTYG